In Methanobrevibacter arboriphilus JCM 13429 = DSM 1125, one genomic interval encodes:
- a CDS encoding right-handed parallel beta-helix repeat-containing protein: MNYKNIVIVLFLLIFAVSSFNSVSAASVNINSTEWSNNDITNFFNGNIVHGFNILDFDNVIFSEGIYTNLSFVVKNSVNIFSDGIVNFVSNSNLTAIIVNNTNNVNISGINFNNYSTAISFNNSNNSKVFNNTINNTINRNTSGIAYNNSENAIVENNTLNNNATFNSNSIGVYFDNSNGNITNNRISGYGNGAVLSDSDKSNVEKNTITDNTGTGLVIKNSSNINIKNNNISKNGRNPGPSANGDGIAISKSSNVNVSKNNINENYVYGIVYGSSNNVTIENNNISNNDYYGIYVTNSTNNNINNNNILNSGSGGIWLSSQFGVNTNNKITSNNISNSALSGILLQGSYNTLIINNKLNNNYYGVYVTDGSNDIINIKNNSIIDNMYGILLRNAANVSGNQIINNSNSGIYLWNFSSNSNITSNNIINNGIGIVFNGVSEIKNVDINYNRIYNNTNPLSVSGNVHSNIANLNWWGTNNPLINYTGVLIDTWYVLQLSANDFNTTMNATKNFTNEKVNLTYKLTTNKDIDNDQSLLPYFEVTVILPNGTSITKDIRNTVISYLLNPSNNTFDMIAVSDDENISLTINMAKNESPDKPVGPDKPVNPVKPSESDSNRTKDGQNQSSDLNDAGAKMKNTGLPILAVLIVLLAIMGMSFRKNK, encoded by the coding sequence ATGAATTATAAAAATATTGTAATCGTACTCTTTCTATTAATTTTTGCAGTTTCAAGCTTCAATTCAGTATCTGCTGCTAGTGTGAATATTAATAGTACAGAATGGTCAAATAATGATATTACTAATTTTTTCAATGGAAATATTGTACATGGTTTTAATATATTAGATTTTGATAATGTAATATTTTCTGAAGGAATTTATACTAATTTAAGTTTTGTTGTAAAAAATTCTGTTAATATATTTTCTGATGGTATAGTAAACTTTGTTAGTAATTCAAATCTAACAGCTATTATTGTAAATAATACAAATAATGTTAATATTTCTGGAATTAATTTTAATAACTATTCTACAGCTATTAGTTTTAACAATTCAAATAACTCAAAAGTTTTTAATAATACCATTAATAATACTATTAATAGAAATACTAGTGGTATTGCATATAATAACTCTGAAAATGCGATTGTTGAAAACAATACACTAAATAATAATGCTACTTTTAATTCTAATTCTATTGGTGTATATTTTGATAATTCTAATGGTAATATAACCAACAATAGAATTTCCGGATATGGAAATGGTGCAGTTTTATCGGATTCAGATAAATCAAATGTAGAAAAAAATACAATTACAGATAATACTGGAACTGGACTAGTTATAAAGAATTCAAGTAATATTAATATTAAAAATAATAATATTTCTAAGAATGGAAGAAATCCTGGACCTTCAGCTAATGGTGATGGAATTGCTATTTCTAAGTCATCTAATGTGAATGTTTCTAAAAATAATATTAATGAGAATTATGTTTATGGTATTGTTTATGGTAGTTCTAATAATGTAACTATAGAAAATAATAATATTTCTAACAATGATTATTATGGAATATATGTAACGAACTCTACTAATAATAATATAAATAATAACAATATTTTAAATTCTGGTAGTGGAGGTATTTGGCTTTCAAGTCAGTTTGGTGTAAACACAAATAATAAAATTACTTCAAACAATATTTCAAATTCTGCCTTATCTGGGATACTCTTACAAGGTAGCTATAATACTCTTATAATTAATAATAAGTTAAATAATAATTATTATGGTGTTTATGTTACTGATGGATCTAATGATATTATAAATATAAAAAATAATAGTATTATTGATAACATGTATGGTATCTTACTTAGAAATGCTGCTAATGTTTCAGGAAATCAAATTATTAATAATAGTAATAGTGGAATTTATTTATGGAATTTCTCAAGTAATTCTAACATAACTAGTAATAATATTATTAATAATGGTATAGGAATTGTTTTCAATGGTGTTTCTGAGATAAAAAATGTAGATATTAATTATAATAGAATTTATAATAATACAAATCCTTTATCTGTTTCAGGTAATGTACATAGTAATATTGCAAATTTAAATTGGTGGGGAACTAACAATCCATTGATTAATTATACTGGTGTTTTAATAGATACTTGGTATGTTCTTCAATTGTCTGCAAATGACTTTAACACTACTATGAATGCAACAAAGAATTTTACTAATGAAAAAGTTAATTTAACTTACAAACTAACTACCAATAAGGACATAGATAATGATCAAAGCTTATTACCATATTTTGAAGTTACAGTAATTTTACCAAATGGGACTTCTATTACTAAAGACATTAGAAATACTGTTATTAGTTACTTACTAAATCCAAGTAATAATACTTTTGATATGATTGCAGTATCAGATGATGAAAATATTTCTTTAACAATCAATATGGCAAAAAATGAATCTCCTGATAAACCTGTAGGTCCTGATAAACCTGTAAACCCAGTTAAACCATCTGAATCAGATTCAAATAGAACTAAAGATGGTCAAAATCAATCTTCTGATTTGAATGATGCTGGAGCTAAAATGAAAAACACTGGTTTACCAATTTTAGCAGTATTAATAGTTTTATTAGCTATTATGGGAATGAGTTTTAGAAAAAATAAGTAA